Proteins encoded in a region of the Veillonella parvula genome:
- a CDS encoding asparaginase codes for METKIALIGTGGTIAGKGTSNTDLTGYTAGVLGLDEILASVPGTKPYGPYTYTQFSNIESSDITVNHWLELSKLVQKLVNRDDIGGVVITHGTDSMEETAYFLNLTVHTDKPIVITGSMRPAGAISADGPINLLQAIQVARTPSSVGKGVVVVLNGYIDGARDVSKCNTTNVATFDSPLVGHLGIVQDGVAHYYKTSTRRHTQDSVFDVSKLAELPRVVIMTCYGGMDDMVPMSVVATNPDGLILTGLGHGTIPQNVRQITQNTKFPTVRASRTGSGMVSAVPQDALANYLVCDTLSPQKARILLMLGLTKTKNLKKLQQFFHEY; via the coding sequence ATGGAGACAAAAATCGCTTTGATTGGTACTGGTGGAACTATTGCTGGAAAAGGTACTTCAAATACGGATTTAACGGGTTATACGGCAGGGGTATTAGGCCTTGACGAAATCTTAGCCTCTGTACCTGGCACAAAACCGTATGGTCCTTATACTTATACTCAGTTTAGTAATATTGAAAGCTCCGATATTACCGTAAATCATTGGTTAGAACTTTCTAAGTTGGTGCAAAAATTGGTTAATCGAGATGATATCGGTGGTGTTGTCATTACTCACGGTACAGATAGCATGGAGGAGACAGCATATTTTCTGAATCTGACAGTTCATACAGACAAGCCGATTGTTATTACTGGATCTATGAGACCTGCTGGTGCTATTAGTGCAGACGGGCCAATTAATTTATTGCAAGCAATCCAAGTAGCGAGAACACCATCATCTGTAGGTAAAGGTGTGGTAGTCGTATTAAATGGCTACATTGATGGGGCAAGGGATGTATCTAAATGCAATACTACTAATGTAGCGACCTTTGATAGTCCATTAGTGGGGCATCTTGGTATTGTACAAGATGGTGTTGCCCACTATTATAAAACATCGACTCGCCGCCATACTCAAGACTCCGTATTTGATGTGAGTAAATTAGCTGAGTTGCCTCGTGTAGTTATAATGACTTGCTACGGTGGTATGGATGATATGGTGCCTATGAGTGTAGTTGCTACAAATCCTGACGGTTTGATCTTAACAGGGCTTGGTCATGGTACTATCCCACAAAATGTACGTCAAATCACACAGAATACAAAGTTTCCAACGGTACGTGCTTCTCGTACCGGTAGTGGCATGGTATCTGCAGTGCCACAAGATGCACTGGCAAACTATCTCGTATGTGATACTTTAAGTCCACAAAAAGCTCGTATTTTACTGATGCTAGGGCTTACAAAAACTAAAAATCTTAAAAAGTTACAACAATTTTTCCATGAATATTAA
- a CDS encoding nicotinate phosphoribosyltransferase has protein sequence MQHESRNISMLMDFYEMTMAHGYFTKLKNVDRVAFDVFFRRNPDKGGFAIFGGLEQIVEYILNLHFDESDISYLRSQGIFSEDFLAYLKDFSFTGDVYAFPEGSIIYPNEPVITIVAPLIDAQIIETAVLTMMNHQSLIATKANRIVRAADGRIVADFGARRAHNVDAAVYGARAAYIGGVQSTATVLAGQQFGIPVSGTMAHSWVMYYGSEYDAFKAYAEVYPDNAVFLVDTYDVLNSGVPNAIKVAKDVLEPMGKRLKGIRLDSGDLAYLAKKARRMLDDAGLEDCKIMASNSLDEYTITSLLIQGGPIDIFGVGERLITSKSDPVFGAVYKIASIEKDGMWEPRIKISESVEKITNPGLKKVYRVYNDKGRAIADLLTLLREVPDTEEPYRYIDPEQPWRELYFENCTFKEMKQLIIKDGKLVVDLPTLEEIRAYVQDQLANEIWPEEQRFENPHRHYLDMSPSYYQLKMDLLNRIYRKK, from the coding sequence ATGCAACATGAAAGCCGCAATATTAGCATGCTTATGGATTTTTATGAGATGACTATGGCACATGGCTACTTTACAAAATTAAAAAATGTGGATCGCGTCGCATTTGACGTTTTTTTTAGACGTAATCCAGACAAGGGCGGTTTTGCTATTTTTGGTGGTCTCGAACAAATCGTTGAGTACATTTTAAATTTACACTTTGATGAAAGTGATATCTCTTATTTACGGAGTCAGGGTATTTTTAGTGAAGATTTTTTAGCTTATTTAAAAGATTTCTCTTTCACTGGTGATGTATATGCCTTCCCAGAAGGTTCTATCATCTATCCTAATGAACCTGTAATTACAATTGTGGCTCCTCTCATAGATGCACAAATTATAGAAACTGCAGTGCTTACTATGATGAACCATCAATCCCTTATCGCCACAAAAGCTAATCGCATTGTTCGCGCTGCGGATGGGCGTATTGTGGCTGACTTTGGTGCTCGTCGTGCACATAATGTAGACGCTGCTGTATATGGTGCAAGAGCCGCTTATATTGGTGGTGTTCAGTCCACTGCAACCGTTTTAGCAGGGCAACAATTTGGCATTCCTGTTAGTGGGACCATGGCACATAGCTGGGTTATGTACTATGGTTCTGAATACGATGCTTTCAAAGCCTATGCCGAAGTGTATCCAGATAATGCAGTATTCCTCGTTGATACTTATGATGTGTTAAACTCTGGCGTGCCCAATGCTATTAAGGTAGCAAAGGATGTATTGGAGCCAATGGGGAAACGCTTAAAAGGAATTCGCCTAGATTCTGGTGACCTTGCGTATTTGGCTAAAAAAGCGCGGCGCATGCTAGATGATGCAGGCTTAGAAGATTGTAAAATCATGGCATCTAATAGTCTAGATGAGTATACAATCACATCTTTGCTCATACAAGGTGGGCCTATTGATATCTTTGGTGTAGGGGAGCGTCTCATTACCTCTAAGAGTGACCCCGTATTTGGTGCGGTATATAAGATTGCTAGCATCGAGAAAGATGGTATGTGGGAACCGCGTATCAAGATTTCTGAAAGTGTAGAAAAAATTACTAATCCAGGTCTTAAAAAGGTATATCGTGTTTATAATGATAAAGGACGTGCGATTGCAGATCTATTAACATTGTTGAGAGAGGTACCTGATACAGAGGAACCATATCGTTATATCGATCCTGAGCAACCTTGGCGTGAATTATATTTTGAAAATTGTACTTTTAAAGAGATGAAGCAGCTTATTATCAAGGATGGTAAATTAGTTGTGGACTTACCAACCCTAGAGGAAATTCGAGCATATGTGCAAGATCAATTAGCTAATGAAATTTGGCCTGAAGAGCAACGCTTTGAAAATCCACATCGTCACTACCTTGATATGAGTCCTAGCTACTATCAATTGAAGATGGATTTATTGAACCGTATTTATCGGAAAAAGTAG
- a CDS encoding adenosylcobinamide amidohydrolase, translating into MFKNLYEAPQELATGGYVTRELHSVTVHFDDIHYSLSSGQLNGGYHHTLAVRNQQLTYQIETEKDLPGGSVADYLAQEFEHIDTPVHFSTALLTSATMHLHAYSKVEEHDTIVETIVTAGYEKTAHRAGTGYCYEERDGDFIVPGTINILVFTNKALTDSAMVKAIMTITEAKTAALQDWNVESVRLHPFINEDIPDAITKERKTSATGTSTDGIILTIDTNGAILTDAGSFSLFGDTLAKAVYVGVQRALENAIGAE; encoded by the coding sequence ATGTTCAAAAATCTATACGAAGCACCCCAAGAGCTTGCTACTGGAGGCTATGTAACTAGAGAGTTACACTCCGTTACGGTACACTTTGACGATATCCACTATTCTCTTTCGAGCGGACAATTAAATGGTGGCTATCACCATACGCTAGCGGTACGCAACCAACAGCTAACATATCAAATCGAAACAGAAAAAGATTTACCCGGTGGCTCTGTAGCCGATTATTTGGCTCAAGAATTTGAACATATTGATACTCCTGTTCATTTTAGTACAGCACTTCTCACGTCTGCCACAATGCATCTACACGCCTATTCCAAAGTTGAAGAACATGATACTATTGTGGAAACTATCGTGACTGCAGGCTATGAAAAAACGGCACATCGCGCAGGTACAGGCTATTGTTACGAAGAGCGTGATGGAGACTTCATAGTGCCAGGCACAATTAATATTCTCGTATTTACAAATAAAGCTTTAACAGATAGCGCTATGGTAAAAGCTATTATGACGATTACCGAGGCAAAAACCGCAGCCCTACAAGATTGGAATGTTGAAAGCGTACGACTCCATCCGTTTATTAATGAAGACATTCCTGACGCAATTACAAAAGAACGCAAAACATCTGCCACAGGTACCTCTACAGATGGTATCATTCTCACCATCGATACAAATGGAGCTATCTTAACAGATGCTGGTTCCTTCTCATTATTTGGAGACACCTTAGCCAAGGCTGTCTATGTAGGCGTACAAAGAGCACTAGAAAATGCTATCGGCGCTGAATAA
- the nadE gene encoding NAD(+) synthase, which yields MLENPQATKDALIQWIRDYFGKNGPNCSAVVGISGGKDSTIVAALCKEALGADRVVGVLMPNGVQSDIDDAQAVVNHLGIPHMTVNIGAAYEALTHAIVQAKGYDVVTGRTDLSKDAAINTPPRLRMATLYAVGQNLPNGARVANTCNGSEDYVGYSTKYGDSAGDFSPLAQLVVEEVRQIGKLLDIPLHLVDKVPSDGLSGQSDEDKLGFTYAVLDHYIRTGEIEDQTIKERIDHLNLINKHKLELMPSFDPNL from the coding sequence ATGTTAGAAAATCCACAAGCTACAAAGGATGCCCTCATTCAATGGATTCGAGATTATTTTGGTAAAAATGGTCCTAACTGTAGTGCTGTAGTTGGTATTTCAGGTGGTAAGGACTCGACTATCGTGGCAGCTCTTTGCAAAGAAGCTCTCGGTGCAGATCGCGTAGTTGGTGTTCTTATGCCAAATGGAGTGCAATCGGATATTGATGATGCTCAGGCAGTGGTGAATCATTTAGGAATTCCTCACATGACGGTCAATATTGGCGCTGCCTATGAGGCGCTAACTCATGCTATCGTTCAGGCTAAGGGGTATGATGTTGTAACGGGGAGAACCGATTTATCTAAAGATGCTGCCATCAATACGCCGCCTCGTCTCCGAATGGCAACTCTCTATGCAGTAGGGCAAAATTTACCAAATGGTGCTCGTGTAGCAAATACTTGTAATGGTTCTGAAGACTACGTAGGATACTCTACAAAATACGGAGATAGTGCAGGAGATTTTAGCCCTCTCGCACAACTCGTAGTAGAAGAAGTTCGTCAAATAGGAAAACTTCTTGATATTCCATTGCATCTAGTTGATAAGGTGCCAAGTGATGGTCTCAGCGGTCAGTCTGATGAGGATAAATTAGGATTTACCTATGCTGTATTGGATCATTATATTAGAACTGGGGAAATTGAAGATCAAACAATAAAAGAGCGAATCGACCATCTGAATCTAATTAATAAGCATAAATTAGAGTTGATGCCGTCATTTGACCCAAACCTTTAA